A stretch of the Coprobacillus cateniformis genome encodes the following:
- a CDS encoding MurR/RpiR family transcriptional regulator — protein MFNLMIILLSTINSEPKDSNNYKIAKFIIENIHNLEEFTLTDFAQSCYVSNSSISRFCRDIGLRDFHALKNQIARFAIEHEHAKGKFNFKDFEAQSLSKSYILSVIDNLKTLYNSHIENDLEHLVEDIHAYKKVAAFGYMQSENVALNLQYDLQTNGKILFTCIKFIDQVDYINNADEETLIIIFSESGTYFDRVFQRTKPFKNLKMKPKIYMITSNFSISLPYIDAYVRYHSRNDFASHPYPLIIISDLICVQYTKILQEKNNKTAL, from the coding sequence ATGTTTAATTTGATGATTATTCTATTATCTACTATTAATAGTGAACCAAAAGACTCTAATAATTATAAAATAGCAAAATTTATTATTGAAAATATTCATAATTTAGAGGAATTTACTTTAACTGATTTTGCCCAAAGTTGCTATGTTTCTAATTCCAGCATCTCACGTTTCTGCCGTGATATTGGCTTAAGGGATTTTCATGCTTTAAAGAATCAAATAGCTAGATTTGCGATTGAACACGAACATGCAAAAGGCAAATTCAACTTTAAAGATTTTGAAGCTCAATCCTTAAGTAAATCTTATATTTTGAGTGTTATAGATAATTTAAAAACACTTTATAATAGTCATATTGAAAATGATCTTGAGCATTTGGTAGAAGATATACACGCATATAAGAAAGTTGCTGCTTTTGGATATATGCAATCTGAAAATGTTGCTTTAAATCTACAATATGACTTACAAACAAATGGTAAAATACTTTTTACTTGTATCAAGTTTATTGATCAAGTTGATTATATCAATAATGCTGATGAAGAAACTTTAATTATTATCTTCTCAGAGTCCGGAACTTATTTTGATCGTGTCTTTCAGCGAACCAAACCATTTAAGAATTTAAAAATGAAACCTAAAATATATATGATAACATCTAATTTTAGTATCTCCCTCCCTTATATAGACGCATATGTCCGTTATCACAGTCGAAATGATTTCGCAAGTCATCCTTATCCTCTGATTATTATTTCAGATCTCATTTGCGTCCAGTATACAAAAATATTACAAGAAAAAAATAACAAAACAGCCTTATAG
- the ilvB gene encoding biosynthetic-type acetolactate synthase large subunit: MEMKGSDIVVECLLEQGVDTVFGYPGGTILEIYDSLYKYQDKINHILTSHEQGASHAADGYARATGKVGVCLATSGPGATNLVTGIATAQMDSIPLVAITANQAVSLLGKDSFQEVDIAGVTMPITKHNFIVKKIEDLAPTIRKAFQIAKEGRPGAVLVDITKDVTIKKGDYKPQVPEVIERRSYTYPTETIKKAIQMIEKSERPFVFVGGGAIAAGASEELKEFVEKIDAPVADSLMGKGAYDGTNPRYTGMLGMHGTKTSNLGVSRCDLLIVVGARFSDRVTGNTAKFARNAKIIHIDVDAAEINKNVAVDLGIVGDAKSILGALNLLLAQQNHPQWLKEIRGLKEQFPLTYNPDILTGPYVIEQIEAMTDSNAIICTEVGQNQMWAAQYYHFRRPRQLITSGGLGTMGYGLGASMGAKYGKPDQVVFNIAGDGCFRMNLNELATASRYNVPIIQVVLNNHVLGMVRQWQTLFYDKRYSATILNDKVDFCKVAEGLGCKAIRVTKKEEVLPAIQEAIDYNGPIVIECIIQEDDKVFPMVAPGAPIDEVFDENDISE, encoded by the coding sequence ATGGAAATGAAAGGATCAGATATTGTTGTTGAATGCTTACTTGAACAAGGTGTTGATACTGTGTTTGGGTATCCTGGTGGAACAATTTTAGAAATCTATGATAGTCTATATAAATATCAGGATAAGATTAACCATATCTTGACTTCTCATGAACAAGGTGCATCTCATGCTGCTGATGGATATGCTCGTGCAACTGGTAAGGTAGGTGTTTGTCTAGCAACAAGTGGTCCAGGAGCAACAAATCTTGTCACTGGAATTGCAACTGCACAAATGGATTCGATTCCTCTTGTTGCAATTACAGCCAATCAGGCGGTTTCATTACTTGGAAAAGATAGCTTTCAAGAAGTTGATATTGCTGGAGTGACAATGCCAATTACTAAGCATAACTTTATTGTTAAGAAAATTGAGGATTTAGCTCCAACTATTCGTAAGGCATTTCAAATCGCTAAAGAAGGAAGACCTGGGGCTGTCCTCGTTGATATTACAAAAGATGTCACTATTAAAAAGGGTGATTATAAACCACAAGTTCCTGAAGTCATTGAAAGACGTAGTTATACTTATCCAACAGAGACAATCAAGAAAGCTATTCAGATGATTGAAAAGAGTGAAAGACCATTTGTGTTTGTTGGCGGTGGAGCTATTGCCGCTGGAGCATCTGAAGAACTTAAAGAATTTGTAGAAAAAATTGATGCACCTGTAGCTGATTCATTGATGGGAAAAGGGGCTTATGATGGAACTAACCCACGTTATACAGGAATGCTAGGGATGCATGGAACAAAAACGAGTAATTTAGGTGTTTCTCGATGTGACTTATTAATTGTTGTGGGGGCTAGGTTCAGTGATCGTGTCACTGGAAATACAGCCAAATTTGCAAGAAATGCTAAGATTATTCATATTGATGTTGATGCTGCAGAAATTAATAAGAATGTTGCAGTTGACTTGGGTATTGTTGGAGATGCTAAGAGTATTTTAGGGGCATTAAACTTATTGTTAGCACAACAAAATCATCCCCAATGGTTAAAAGAAATCAGAGGGTTAAAAGAACAATTCCCATTAACATATAATCCAGATATTTTAACAGGACCTTATGTTATTGAACAAATAGAAGCTATGACAGATAGTAATGCTATTATTTGTACAGAAGTTGGCCAAAATCAAATGTGGGCTGCTCAGTATTACCATTTTAGAAGACCTCGCCAATTGATTACAAGTGGTGGGTTAGGAACAATGGGATACGGTCTAGGGGCTTCTATGGGGGCAAAATATGGAAAGCCAGATCAAGTTGTTTTCAATATTGCTGGAGATGGATGTTTTAGAATGAATCTCAATGAATTGGCAACGGCATCTCGATATAATGTTCCAATCATTCAAGTTGTTTTAAATAATCATGTCTTAGGTATGGTTAGACAATGGCAAACACTATTCTATGATAAACGTTATTCTGCAACAATCTTAAATGATAAAGTTGATTTTTGTAAAGTTGCTGAAGGTTTAGGGTGTAAAGCTATTAGGGTGACAAAGAAAGAAGAAGTTTTACCTGCGATTCAAGAAGCCATTGATTATAATGGACCAATTGTTATTGAATGCATTATTCAAGAGGATGATAAAGTGTTCCCAATGGTTGCACCAGGAGCACCTATTGATGAAGTCTTTGATGAAAATGATATTAGTGAATAA
- the ilvD gene encoding dihydroxy-acid dehydratase: MKSDNVKTGVERAPHRSLFNALGMTEEELARPLIGVVNSYNEIVPGHMNLDKIAEAVKKGIYLAGGTPIEVPAIAVCDGIAMNHTGMKYSLVTRELICDSTECLANAHQFDGLVMIPNCDKNVPGLLMAAARLNIPTIFVSGGPMLAGRRLDGKQTCLSTLFEAVGEFNSGKITEAKLKEFEEKACPTCGSCSGMYTANSMNCLTEVLGMGLKGNGTIPAVYSERIRLAKHAGMQIMELVEKDIKPRDIMTPNAFLNALTVDMALGCSTNSMLHLPAIAYEAGVDLNLEIANEISKKTPNLCHLAPAGDTFMEDLNEAGGVYAVMNELDTLGILHTDVMTCTTKTLKENIEGCVNLDPNIIRPITNPYSKTGGIAVLKGNLAPDSCVVKKSAVAPEMMQHKGPARVFDCEEDAIAAIRAGKIVAGDVVVIRYEGPRGGPGMREMLSPTSEIAGMGLDKDVALITDGRFSGATRGASIGHVSPEAAVGGPIAFVQEGDMIEIDIENNSIQLLVSDEEMAERKKNWEPKMPEVKGYLKKYAAMVTSANTGAVLKVKD, from the coding sequence ATGAAAAGTGATAATGTCAAAACAGGTGTTGAAAGAGCACCTCATAGATCTTTATTTAATGCATTAGGAATGACAGAAGAAGAACTAGCTAGACCGTTAATTGGAGTTGTTAATTCTTATAATGAAATTGTTCCTGGACATATGAACTTAGATAAAATAGCCGAAGCAGTCAAGAAAGGAATTTATTTGGCAGGTGGAACACCAATTGAAGTTCCAGCTATTGCAGTTTGCGATGGGATTGCTATGAATCATACAGGAATGAAATATTCATTGGTTACAAGAGAGTTGATTTGTGACAGTACTGAATGTTTAGCTAATGCACATCAATTTGATGGATTGGTTATGATTCCTAATTGTGATAAAAATGTTCCTGGATTATTAATGGCAGCTGCTAGATTAAACATTCCAACAATTTTTGTAAGTGGCGGACCAATGTTAGCTGGTAGAAGATTAGATGGGAAACAAACTTGTTTATCAACTTTATTTGAAGCTGTTGGAGAATTTAATTCAGGTAAAATAACTGAAGCAAAATTAAAAGAATTTGAAGAAAAAGCCTGTCCTACTTGTGGATCATGTTCAGGTATGTATACTGCTAATTCTATGAATTGTTTAACAGAAGTTCTTGGAATGGGATTAAAAGGAAATGGAACAATTCCGGCTGTTTATAGTGAAAGAATTAGACTGGCAAAACATGCTGGAATGCAAATTATGGAATTGGTAGAAAAAGATATTAAACCAAGAGATATTATGACACCAAATGCTTTCTTGAATGCCTTAACTGTTGATATGGCTTTAGGATGTTCAACAAACTCAATGTTGCATTTACCAGCAATTGCTTATGAAGCAGGTGTTGATTTGAACTTAGAAATTGCCAATGAAATCAGCAAGAAAACACCTAACTTATGTCATTTAGCTCCTGCTGGAGATACATTTATGGAAGATTTGAATGAGGCTGGTGGGGTTTATGCAGTTATGAATGAATTAGATACTTTAGGCATTTTGCATACAGATGTTATGACATGTACAACAAAAACATTAAAAGAGAATATTGAGGGTTGTGTCAATCTTGACCCAAATATTATTAGACCTATTACTAATCCTTATAGCAAAACTGGTGGTATTGCAGTCTTAAAAGGGAACTTAGCACCAGATAGCTGTGTTGTAAAGAAATCAGCAGTGGCACCAGAAATGATGCAACATAAGGGACCGGCAAGAGTCTTTGATTGTGAGGAAGATGCAATTGCGGCTATTCGTGCAGGTAAAATTGTGGCTGGTGATGTCGTTGTGATTCGTTATGAAGGACCTCGTGGTGGTCCAGGAATGCGTGAAATGTTATCCCCTACAAGTGAAATCGCTGGGATGGGGTTAGATAAAGATGTTGCTTTGATTACTGATGGACGTTTCTCTGGTGCGACTCGTGGTGCATCAATTGGACATGTTTCTCCTGAAGCAGCAGTTGGAGGACCAATTGCTTTTGTTCAAGAGGGAGATATGATTGAGATTGATATTGAGAATAATAGTATTCAATTATTAGTCAGTGATGAGGAAATGGCAGAAAGAAAGAAAAACTGGGAACCTAAAATGCCTGAAGTGAAAGGATATTTGAAGAAATATGCTGCAATGGTTACTTCAGCAAACACTGGAGCAGTTTTAAAAGTTAAAGATTAA
- the leuB gene encoding 3-isopropylmalate dehydrogenase produces the protein MEKNIAVIKGDGIGPEIVNEALKVLNAISRKYNHTFHYREILMGGASIDAYGVPLTDEAIQVAQNSDAVLLGSIGGDTNTSPWYQLEPALRPEAGLLKIRKELNLFANLRPAYLYDELKGACPLKEEITEGGFDMMIMRELTGGLYFGARETKEVNGQMVAHDNLIYSENEIRRIAIRGFDIAMKRRKKVTSVDKANVLDTSRLWRKVVNEVAKDYPSVEVEHMLVDNCAMQLVKNPRQFDVILTENMFGDILSDEASMVTGSIGMLSSASLRDDKLGMYEPSHGSAPDIAGKNIANPIATILSAAMMLRYSFDMDQEAEAIERAIEKVLKDGYRTIDIMSDGQTKVSCSQMGDLIVERL, from the coding sequence ATGGAAAAGAATATTGCAGTCATTAAAGGTGATGGAATTGGACCAGAGATTGTGAATGAAGCATTAAAAGTCTTAAATGCAATTTCAAGAAAATACAATCATACTTTTCATTATCGTGAGATTTTAATGGGAGGAGCTTCTATTGATGCATATGGGGTGCCATTAACAGATGAAGCCATTCAGGTGGCACAAAATAGTGATGCTGTCTTGTTGGGATCAATTGGTGGAGATACAAATACATCTCCATGGTATCAGTTAGAACCAGCACTTCGACCAGAAGCGGGATTATTAAAAATCAGAAAAGAATTAAATTTATTTGCAAATTTAAGACCCGCTTATCTATATGATGAATTAAAAGGGGCTTGTCCTTTAAAAGAAGAAATCACTGAAGGTGGTTTTGATATGATGATTATGCGTGAATTGACAGGTGGCTTGTATTTTGGAGCAAGAGAAACAAAAGAAGTCAATGGGCAAATGGTAGCACATGACAATTTAATATATAGTGAAAATGAAATCAGAAGAATTGCTATTCGTGGATTTGATATTGCCATGAAACGTAGAAAGAAAGTAACAAGCGTTGATAAAGCGAATGTTCTTGATACTTCTCGTTTATGGAGAAAAGTTGTGAATGAGGTTGCTAAGGATTATCCTAGTGTTGAAGTTGAACATATGTTAGTGGATAATTGTGCAATGCAATTGGTTAAGAATCCTCGTCAGTTTGATGTGATTTTAACAGAAAACATGTTTGGAGATATTTTAAGTGATGAAGCCAGTATGGTTACAGGGTCAATTGGAATGTTATCTAGTGCATCATTAAGAGATGATAAATTAGGAATGTATGAACCTAGCCATGGGAGTGCACCTGATATTGCAGGAAAAAATATTGCAAATCCAATTGCTACAATTCTTTCAGCCGCTATGATGTTAAGATATTCATTTGATATGGATCAAGAAGCAGAGGCTATTGAAAGAGCGATTGAAAAGGTTTTAAAGGATGGATATCGTACAATTGATATTATGTCTGATGGACAGACAAAGGTATCGTGTTCACAAATGGGTGATTTGATAGTTGAGAGACTATAG
- the leuD gene encoding 3-isopropylmalate dehydratase small subunit has product MLAHGKVLKYGDNVDTDVIIPARYLNSFDAKELASHAMIDIDPTFVERVEPGDIMVAGKNFGCGSSREHAPLALKTAGVSCVIAKSFARIFYRNSINIGFAILECEEAANDIDEGNEVEVDFDTGKIINKTKNIEYQAQPFPEFLQKMIQANGLVNYVNEKKKG; this is encoded by the coding sequence ATGTTAGCACACGGTAAAGTCTTAAAATATGGTGATAATGTTGATACTGATGTTATTATTCCAGCAAGATATTTGAATTCGTTTGATGCAAAAGAATTAGCAAGTCATGCCATGATTGATATTGATCCGACCTTTGTAGAAAGAGTAGAGCCTGGTGATATTATGGTTGCTGGAAAAAACTTTGGTTGTGGATCGTCTCGTGAGCATGCGCCTTTAGCATTGAAGACAGCAGGTGTAAGTTGTGTTATTGCAAAATCGTTTGCAAGAATTTTCTATCGTAATTCTATTAATATTGGTTTTGCTATCTTAGAATGTGAAGAAGCAGCAAATGATATTGATGAAGGAAATGAAGTCGAAGTAGATTTTGATACAGGTAAAATTATAAATAAAACAAAGAATATAGAATATCAGGCACAGCCATTTCCAGAATTTTTACAAAAAATGATTCAAGCAAATGGTTTAGTAAACTATGTGAATGAAAAGAAGAAAGGATAA
- the leuC gene encoding 3-isopropylmalate dehydratase large subunit: MSMTMTQKILADHAGLKQVVAGQLIEAKLDVVMANDITGPMALPIFKQMANEVFDKDKVILVPDHFTPNKDIKSAENSKAIREFSLNQCLTHHMEQGKCGVEHAILPEKGIVVAGECIIGADSHTCTYGALGAFSTGVGTTDIATGMATGELWFKVPSAIQFVLKGKLQPYVSGKDVILHIIGKIGVDGALYKSMEFTGEGVAELSMDDRFTICNMAIEAGAKNGIFPVDNQTRDYMKKHSKKEYKEYIADKDAVYDEVIEIDLSSIVPTVAFPHLPGNAHTMDEINNEEKIMIDQVVIGSCTNGRMSDLRKAAAILKGKQVAHHVRVMVVPATQKIFVQCIQEGLAEIFVEAGCAFNTPSCGPCMGGHMGVMAKGEKCVSTTNRNFVGRMGDTQALIYLASPEVAAASAIAGYIADPRKDGE; this comes from the coding sequence ATGTCGATGACAATGACACAAAAGATATTAGCTGATCATGCAGGTTTAAAACAAGTTGTAGCTGGTCAATTGATAGAAGCAAAATTAGATGTTGTAATGGCTAATGATATTACAGGACCAATGGCATTGCCTATTTTTAAACAAATGGCTAATGAAGTCTTTGATAAGGATAAAGTGATTTTGGTTCCAGATCATTTTACACCAAATAAAGATATTAAATCTGCTGAGAATTCAAAGGCAATTAGAGAATTCTCTTTAAATCAATGCTTAACACATCATATGGAACAAGGAAAATGTGGTGTTGAACATGCTATCTTACCTGAAAAAGGAATTGTTGTAGCAGGGGAATGTATTATTGGAGCAGATTCTCATACATGTACTTATGGAGCTTTAGGAGCATTTTCTACTGGTGTTGGAACAACTGATATTGCGACTGGTATGGCAACTGGCGAATTGTGGTTCAAGGTACCAAGTGCTATTCAATTTGTATTAAAAGGAAAATTACAACCTTATGTAAGTGGTAAAGATGTTATCTTACACATAATTGGTAAAATTGGTGTTGATGGAGCTTTATATAAATCAATGGAGTTTACAGGTGAAGGAGTTGCTGAACTTTCAATGGATGACCGTTTTACAATCTGTAATATGGCTATTGAGGCAGGAGCTAAAAATGGAATTTTCCCTGTTGATAATCAAACAAGAGATTATATGAAGAAACATTCAAAGAAAGAGTATAAAGAATATATAGCAGATAAAGATGCAGTTTATGATGAAGTGATTGAAATTGATTTGTCTTCAATTGTTCCTACTGTTGCATTTCCTCACTTACCAGGAAATGCACATACAATGGATGAAATCAATAATGAAGAGAAAATTATGATTGATCAAGTTGTCATTGGATCATGTACAAATGGAAGAATGAGTGATTTACGAAAAGCAGCTGCTATTCTAAAAGGAAAGCAGGTTGCTCATCATGTACGTGTGATGGTTGTTCCAGCAACACAAAAAATCTTTGTACAATGTATTCAAGAAGGATTGGCTGAAATCTTTGTTGAAGCAGGTTGTGCTTTTAATACACCAAGTTGCGGTCCTTGTATGGGTGGACATATGGGTGTTATGGCAAAAGGTGAAAAATGTGTTTCAACAACAAATCGTAATTTTGTAGGAAGAATGGGAGATACGCAGGCACTTATTTATTTGGCTTCTCCTGAAGTCGCAGCTGCAAGTGCAATTGCAGGATATATTGCAGATCCTAGAAAGGATGGGGAGTAA
- the ilvC gene encoding ketol-acid reductoisomerase, translating into MAKIYYQSDCDLSLLDNKTVAIIGYGSQGHAHALNLKESGVNVIIGLYEGSKSWAKAEAQGFEVYTSAEAAKKADIIMILINDELQAKLYKESIEPNLEEGNMLMFAHGFNIHFGQIVPPKNVDVTMVAPKGPGHTVRSEYQAGKGVPCLVAVEQDATGRAQDIALAYSLGIGGARAGVLETTFRTETETDLFGEQAVLCGGVCALMQAGFETLVEAGYDERNAYFECIHEMKLIVDLIYQSGFEGMRYSISNTAEYGDYITGPKIITEDTKKAMKKVLSDIQDGTFAKDFLLDMSEAGGQAHFKAMRKLATEHISEKTGKEVRKLYSWSDEDKLINN; encoded by the coding sequence ATGGCAAAAATTTATTATCAGTCAGATTGTGATTTATCTTTATTAGATAACAAAACAGTAGCAATCATTGGGTATGGTTCTCAAGGACATGCTCATGCATTAAACTTAAAGGAATCTGGAGTTAACGTTATTATCGGTTTATATGAAGGTTCTAAATCTTGGGCAAAAGCAGAAGCACAAGGATTTGAAGTTTACACTTCAGCTGAAGCTGCTAAGAAAGCAGATATCATCATGATTTTAATTAATGATGAGTTACAAGCAAAATTATACAAAGAATCAATTGAGCCAAACTTAGAAGAAGGAAACATGTTAATGTTTGCTCATGGTTTCAATATTCATTTTGGACAAATTGTTCCACCTAAGAATGTCGATGTCACTATGGTTGCGCCAAAAGGACCAGGACATACAGTTCGTAGTGAATATCAAGCTGGAAAAGGTGTTCCTTGTCTAGTTGCAGTAGAACAAGATGCAACAGGAAGAGCACAAGATATTGCATTAGCTTATTCATTAGGTATTGGTGGAGCAAGAGCTGGTGTACTAGAAACAACATTTAGAACAGAAACAGAAACTGATTTATTTGGTGAACAAGCTGTTTTATGTGGTGGTGTTTGTGCCTTAATGCAAGCTGGTTTTGAAACATTAGTAGAAGCTGGATATGATGAAAGAAATGCATATTTTGAATGTATTCATGAAATGAAATTGATTGTAGATTTAATTTATCAATCTGGATTTGAAGGTATGAGATATTCTATCTCTAATACAGCTGAATATGGTGATTATATTACTGGACCAAAAATTATCACTGAAGATACAAAGAAAGCAATGAAAAAAGTTTTATCTGATATTCAAGATGGAACTTTTGCTAAAGATTTCTTATTAGATATGTCTGAAGCTGGTGGACAAGCTCACTTTAAAGCTATGCGTAAATTAGCAACTGAACATATATCTGAAAAAACTGGTAAAGAAGTTAGAAAATTATATAGCTGGTCTGATGAAGACAAGTTAATTAATAACTAA
- the ilvN gene encoding acetolactate synthase small subunit yields MEELILSILVHNSSGVLTRVSGLFARRGYNIDSLTVGPTSTEGVSRMTVVAQGDQQILEQIEKQLRKLEDVIEIFALPRVSSVYRELLMVKVEADQSTRADIVSIVDIFRAKIVDVSPDSLVVEVTGDHSKINGLLAMLDGFNIVEIVRTGLAGISRGLSDFDIKKVENK; encoded by the coding sequence ATGGAAGAACTCATTTTATCAATTCTTGTTCATAACAGTTCGGGTGTTTTGACACGTGTCAGTGGATTGTTTGCTCGACGTGGTTATAACATTGATAGTTTAACTGTTGGACCAACAAGTACAGAGGGTGTTTCTCGTATGACTGTTGTCGCTCAAGGCGATCAGCAGATTCTAGAACAGATCGAGAAACAGTTAAGAAAGTTAGAAGATGTTATTGAAATATTTGCATTGCCACGTGTCTCTTCAGTATATCGTGAATTATTGATGGTGAAAGTAGAAGCAGATCAATCAACAAGAGCAGATATTGTTTCAATAGTAGATATCTTTAGAGCAAAAATTGTAGATGTATCACCTGATTCACTGGTTGTAGAAGTCACTGGTGATCACAGTAAGATTAATGGCTTATTAGCCATGTTAGATGGTTTCAATATCGTTGAGATTGTACGTACTGGTTTAGCTGGTATTTCAAGAGGTCTTAGTGATTTTGATATAAAAAAAGTAGAAAACAAATAG
- the leuA gene encoding 2-isopropylmalate synthase has translation MNYKKYKKFETVKLKDRTWPDNEIVKAPIWCSVDLRDGNQALITPMKIEEKVEMFQLLVDLGFKEIEVGFPSSSQIEYDFLRLLIDENLIPDDVTVQVLTQAREHLIRRTFESLKGLDKAIVHIYNSTSILQRDVVFRKGKEEIKKIAVEGTKLVKELSQEFEGKVILEYSPESFTGTEVDYALEICEAVMDTWGATPDNKVIINLPSTVEMDTPNVYADQIEWMCKNFKDRERVIVSLHPHNDRGCGVATTELGLLAGADRVEGTLFGNGERTGNVDVITLALNMYTHGIDPELELSQMNHIKAIYEKDTKMEVPPRHPYAGQLVFTAFSGSHQDAINKGMHAYHERGQELWEVPYLPIDPADLNRQYEPIVRINSQSGKGGVAFVMDTVFGYQLPKALQADFAKAIQNISETEGEVSPERIYDTFKKEYIDNETPYKFIKQRLIDISDEGEYERRAEVTIEDRGVMKTLVGYGNGPIDAVKNAFNSQEDFLYTELINYSEHALTAGSSAKAAAYIQLRPKGSAVCEYGVGVHPDITTATIKAMISAMNRIHKYMKKEG, from the coding sequence ATGAACTATAAAAAGTATAAGAAGTTTGAAACAGTGAAGTTGAAAGATCGTACTTGGCCAGACAATGAAATTGTCAAAGCACCAATTTGGTGTTCTGTTGATTTACGTGATGGTAATCAAGCACTCATTACACCAATGAAAATCGAAGAAAAAGTAGAGATGTTTCAATTATTAGTTGATTTAGGGTTTAAGGAAATTGAAGTTGGTTTTCCATCTTCATCACAAATTGAATATGATTTCTTAAGATTATTGATTGATGAAAATTTAATTCCTGATGATGTGACTGTGCAGGTTTTAACACAGGCAAGAGAACATTTGATTAGAAGAACATTTGAATCATTAAAAGGATTAGATAAAGCCATTGTTCATATTTATAATTCAACTTCAATTCTACAAAGAGACGTTGTCTTTAGAAAAGGAAAAGAAGAAATTAAGAAAATTGCTGTTGAGGGAACAAAATTAGTCAAAGAATTATCTCAGGAATTTGAGGGAAAAGTTATCTTAGAATATTCACCAGAAAGTTTTACAGGAACAGAAGTAGACTATGCATTAGAAATTTGTGAAGCTGTCATGGATACATGGGGAGCAACACCTGATAATAAAGTTATCATTAATTTACCATCAACTGTTGAAATGGATACACCAAATGTTTATGCAGATCAAATTGAATGGATGTGTAAGAACTTTAAAGACAGAGAACGTGTTATTGTCAGTTTGCATCCACATAATGATAGAGGTTGTGGTGTAGCGACAACTGAGCTTGGATTATTGGCAGGAGCAGACAGAGTAGAAGGAACATTATTTGGAAATGGTGAGAGAACAGGAAATGTTGATGTGATTACTTTAGCATTGAATATGTATACTCATGGAATTGATCCAGAACTTGAATTAAGTCAAATGAATCATATCAAAGCAATCTATGAAAAAGATACAAAGATGGAAGTTCCACCACGTCATCCATATGCTGGACAACTTGTCTTTACAGCGTTCTCGGGTAGTCATCAAGATGCTATTAATAAAGGAATGCATGCTTATCACGAAAGAGGTCAAGAACTTTGGGAAGTTCCATACTTACCAATTGATCCAGCTGATTTAAATAGACAATATGAACCAATTGTTCGTATTAATTCACAATCAGGAAAAGGTGGGGTTGCATTTGTGATGGATACTGTCTTTGGTTATCAATTACCAAAAGCCTTACAAGCAGATTTTGCAAAAGCAATTCAAAATATTAGTGAAACAGAAGGTGAAGTCTCACCTGAAAGAATCTATGATACTTTCAAGAAAGAATATATTGATAATGAGACACCATATAAGTTTATTAAACAAAGATTAATTGATATCAGTGATGAAGGTGAATATGAAAGAAGAGCAGAAGTCACGATTGAAGATCGTGGAGTCATGAAAACTTTAGTTGGATATGGAAATGGTCCAATTGATGCTGTGAAGAATGCTTTTAACTCACAAGAGGATTTCTTGTATACTGAGTTAATTAATTATAGTGAACATGCTTTAACAGCTGGTTCTTCTGCTAAAGCTGCCGCTTATATTCAACTGCGACCTAAAGGCAGTGCAGTGTGTGAATATGGAGTCGGTGTTCATCCAGACATTACAACTGCAACAATTAAGGCAATGATTTCGGCAATGAACCGTATTCATAAATATATGAAAAAGGAAGGATAG